From the genome of Rhododendron vialii isolate Sample 1 chromosome 10a, ASM3025357v1:
TCGGAGATGCCCCAACCATGCCTAAATAAATTGTAAAAAGAATTCACTTTGTAAAAGTTACTTTCCACTAGTTTTTCATACTAAACAAATGCTAAAATGGTCTTGAAATTGATGACCCCTTGTTTTGATTTGTCCTTGTTGAGCAAGCTTGGGAGtcaaagggaaaaacaaaaaactcagtCCCTATCTATATCATTTTTTAGTCAAAAAATCCAGTATACTCTGTATACAAATATCCCATCCCTGGCCTTGCCCCAGTTGGAATCCCAACAAAACCCATTGTTTCATATTCACCATTTACCAGTTGAAAaaccaagaacaagaacaacCACCAGTCCACCACCATGGGAGCCGGAGAGATGTGGACCCAACTGGGTTCATCACTGGCCGGCCTCATGTTCGTCTGGGCCATGTTCAAGCAGTACTTCCCTTTCCAGATCGAAGAGCACGTCCAGAAATACACAACAAAGCTGGCCTCCCTCTTCTACCCTTACATCCAGATCACCTTCCACGAGTACAACGGCGAGCACTTCCAGCGCAGCAAGGCGTACGCCGCCATCCAGCGCTACCTCTCCGCCGACTCCACCGACCGGGCCAAGCGGCTCAAGGCCGACATGGTCCGGGACTCCAAGTCGCTCGTCCTCAGCATGGACGACTACGAGGAGGTCACGGATGAGTCGTTCATGGGGATCAAGGTGTGGTGGGCGTCGAACAAGAACACGCCCAAACCGCAGATGTTTACACTGTACGGCGACGGTAACGACGACAAGAGATACTATACGTTGAAGTTCCACAGGAGGGACAAGGAGGTTGTTTACGGGCGTTATTTGAGCCATGTGATGGACGAGGGGAAGGCGATCGAGGTTAAGACCCGGCAGAGGAAGCTGCATACGAATAATCGGGGCGAGCAATGGGACGGGTACGTACGGTTTGAACCTTTAATATTTGACGCTCTCAATAGAGCGTCAAATATTAAAGCTTTTAAATTGCGGGTTTTTATTGTCATGTCTTTTTTACCCACTAATGCTTGGGTGATTGAAGAGCATCTCGAATAAATAACTCCAggcaaaattaagaaattttttgagagTTGAACTAGAGTTTTGTCGAGTTTTCAAATACTAATCCATTCCTAAAATCTTTGGTCTCGCACTTAATCTCGAAGTATTAGAAGTACACTAATGCTAAGGGGACCGACGTGTACCCGATGGGCACGCGGGGCCTACTTTGGGCCGGTTTTGCACGGATAATTTGAGCCGATCACTAATTcaggaaaaaaatgagagggctcgtaaaaatcagctcaatctgatatgtaTAGATGTTCGattccaatatttcattttcattcagatttcagaatCTTGTAAGTCgaacaaaacaagaagaataaTTCTCCAAACGAGGTAGAAAACTACCattcgaaaaaaaaagaaacaacaagTCAATAATTGGTAACAAGGGACCCGAGTAGATCACTGAGTCGCACTGAGTTAAGGATGAGTCGCACCATCACAGACTGTTCCGAGGCCAATGCTCCGTCTCTGTCAAGATCCCAGTGACCTCGACTACAAAATCCACATTCGGCAATGACGAGCCCCACAACAAACAACCTCTAGTGACCACAATGGTGAAAATCAGTGACAATCCATTGCTTGGAATAGATTTCTTGATTCATATGCCAAGAATGATGACTATAAATCCATTCCATTCCATTTTATGGTCTTGATTTACATTTTTTTGTGCATTAATACAATGATTTCATTTCAAATGCCTTGCAGGTTCCGGAGAACAATGTGGAGCCATGTGGTGTTTGAGCACCCTGCAACATTTGATACTTTAGCCATGGAggagaacaagaaaaagaaaatcatgaaTGACCTCATCACCTTCACCAAGTCTAAAGACTACTACAAAAAGATTGGCAAGGCCTGGAAAAGAGGTTATCTTCTTTTCGGGCCTCCGGGCACCGGTAAATCTACCATGATTGCGGCCATGGCCAATCTTCTAGAGTACGATGTGTACGATCTTGAATTGACTGCGGTGAAAGATAACACCGAGTTGAGGAAATTACTAATCGACATATCGAGCAAGTCTATTATAGTGATTGAAGACATCGATTGCTCACTCGATTTGACTGgccagaggaagaagaagaaggagaaggagaaagaCGAGGAGGGAGATGGAAAGGATCCCGTtagtaagaaaaagaaagaggatcAAGAAAAAAGTAACGAGAGTAGTAAGGTTACTTTGTCAGGGCTTTTGAATTTCATCGACGGGCTTTGGTCTGCTTGCGGAGGCGAAAGGATCATAGTTTTCACCACGAACTACGTGGAGAAACTCGATCCCGCCCTGATTCGGAGAGGGAGAATGGATAAGCATATCGAACTGACGTATTGTTGCTTCGAGGCGTTCAAGGTGCTCGCGAGGAATTACTTGGACATTGAATCCCACAATTTGTTCGAGACGATTAAGAAATTGTTGGAGGAAAACGAAATCACTCCGGCTGATGTGGCGGAGAATCTGATGCCCATGTCTCCGGAAGATGACGCGGACACGTGTCTGGCGAATTTGATCGATGCGATTGAGAAAGCGAAGGCGGAGGCagaggagaaggagagggtGAAGGATGAGGAAGAAAAGAGACTAAAAGCtgagaaagaagagaaggaaaaggaaaaggaagagaagGAGCAGAAATCTGGTGAAGGAGTGAAAGAGGAGAAAACAAGAGTTGAAGAAGTG
Proteins encoded in this window:
- the LOC131304786 gene encoding AAA-ATPase At3g28580-like isoform X1, producing MGAGEMWTQLGSSLAGLMFVWAMFKQYFPFQIEEHVQKYTTKLASLFYPYIQITFHEYNGEHFQRSKAYAAIQRYLSADSTDRAKRLKADMVRDSKSLVLSMDDYEEVTDESFMGIKVWWASNKNTPKPQMFTLYGDGNDDKRYYTLKFHRRDKEVVYGRYLSHVMDEGKAIEVKTRQRKLHTNNRGEQWDGFRRTMWSHVVFEHPATFDTLAMEENKKKKIMNDLITFTKSKDYYKKIGKAWKRGYLLFGPPGTGKSTMIAAMANLLEYDVYDLELTAVKDNTELRKLLIDISSKSIIVIEDIDCSLDLTGQRKKKKEKEKDEEGDGKDPVSKKKKEDQEKSNESSKVTLSGLLNFIDGLWSACGGERIIVFTTNYVEKLDPALIRRGRMDKHIELTYCCFEAFKVLARNYLDIESHNLFETIKKLLEENEITPADVAENLMPMSPEDDADTCLANLIDAIEKAKEEAKVKAEEEEKEKERAKAEEEKKAKAEKEEKEKAEKEEKDKEKEQKSDEEVKEKKTAGEEVKENGG